Proteins encoded in a region of the Streptomyces sp. NBC_01471 genome:
- a CDS encoding PspA/IM30 family protein → MSGVMKRMGMIFRAKANKALDRAEDPRETLDYSYQKQLELLQKVRRGVADVATSRKRLELQLNQLQGQSTKLEDQGRKALALGREDLAREALSRRAALQQQVTDLETQHQTLQGEEEKLTLAAQRLQAKVDAFRTKKETIKATYTAAQAQTRIAESFSGISEEMGDVGQAIARAEDKTAQLQARAGAIDELLASGALDDQSGMGKDDISAELDRISGGTDVELELQRMKAELAGGSSSSQQAIEGSEPQDKPHPNLDKQ, encoded by the coding sequence ACCGGGCCGAGGATCCGCGCGAGACCCTCGATTACTCGTACCAGAAGCAGCTCGAACTGCTGCAGAAGGTGCGCCGCGGGGTCGCCGACGTGGCCACCTCGCGCAAGCGTCTCGAACTGCAGCTGAACCAGTTGCAGGGACAGTCCACCAAGCTGGAGGACCAGGGACGCAAGGCCCTCGCGCTGGGCCGTGAGGACCTGGCCCGGGAGGCGCTGTCGCGCCGTGCCGCGCTGCAGCAGCAGGTCACCGACCTGGAGACGCAGCACCAGACGCTGCAGGGCGAGGAGGAGAAGCTCACTCTCGCCGCCCAGCGTCTGCAGGCCAAGGTCGATGCCTTCCGTACGAAGAAGGAGACCATCAAGGCCACCTACACGGCGGCGCAGGCGCAGACCCGGATCGCCGAGTCCTTCTCGGGCATCTCCGAGGAGATGGGCGACGTCGGCCAGGCCATCGCACGGGCCGAGGACAAGACGGCCCAGCTGCAGGCCAGGGCCGGCGCGATCGACGAGCTGCTCGCCTCCGGCGCCCTCGACGACCAGTCCGGCATGGGCAAGGACGACATCTCCGCCGAGCTGGACCGGATCTCCGGTGGTACGGATGTGGAGCTGGAACTGCAGCGCATGAAGGCCGAGCTGGCAGGCGGGTCGTCCTCGTCCCAGCAGGCCATCGAAGGCAGTGAGCCGCAGGACAAGCCCCATCCGAATCTGGACAAGCAGTAG
- a CDS encoding sensor histidine kinase: protein MNPPSKAATRYARASGWLRAHPLALDAVLALAVLVCMITGSFADTGGPDGPTFGTRSPELRSVVLMVVGAAALVLRRRSPMPVLAVTGAVTMVELVAGEPPAPVAMSAVIALYTVASRTDRPTTWRVGLLTMAVLTASAMCFSRTSWYSQENLGIFAWTGMASAAGDAVRSRRAFVDAIRERAERAERTREEEAGRRVAEERLRIARDLHDVVAHHIALVNVQAGVAAHVMDKRPDQAKEALAHVREASRSALNELRATVGLLRQSGDPEAPTEPAPGLAVLDELVDTFRNAGLPVEVACNHERTAMPAAVDLAAYRIIQEALTNVRKHAGPGARAEVSVVRVGPAVEVTVLDDGAGRDGAAGPESTGYRTAADGGGHGLIGMRERAVALRGSCSAGPRYGGGFRVQAILPVTAGAGEDV from the coding sequence GTGAACCCACCGTCGAAAGCCGCCACCCGCTACGCCCGGGCCAGCGGCTGGCTGCGCGCCCACCCGCTGGCGCTCGACGCCGTACTGGCCCTGGCCGTGCTCGTCTGCATGATCACCGGTTCGTTCGCCGACACCGGCGGCCCCGACGGGCCGACCTTCGGCACCAGGAGCCCGGAGCTGCGCAGCGTCGTCCTGATGGTGGTGGGCGCCGCCGCCCTGGTGCTGCGTCGCCGCAGTCCGATGCCCGTGCTCGCGGTGACCGGCGCGGTGACCATGGTCGAGCTGGTCGCGGGTGAGCCGCCCGCGCCGGTGGCGATGAGCGCGGTCATCGCGCTCTACACGGTCGCCTCCCGCACCGACCGCCCCACCACCTGGCGGGTCGGGCTGCTGACCATGGCCGTGCTGACCGCCTCGGCGATGTGTTTCAGCCGGACCTCCTGGTACTCGCAGGAGAACCTCGGCATCTTCGCCTGGACCGGAATGGCGTCGGCGGCGGGCGATGCCGTACGCAGCCGCCGCGCCTTCGTCGACGCCATCCGGGAGCGCGCCGAGCGGGCGGAGCGCACCCGCGAGGAGGAGGCCGGACGCCGGGTCGCCGAGGAGCGGCTGCGGATCGCCCGCGACCTCCACGACGTCGTCGCCCACCACATCGCCCTGGTCAACGTCCAGGCCGGGGTGGCCGCCCACGTCATGGACAAGCGCCCCGACCAGGCCAAGGAGGCCCTCGCCCACGTACGGGAGGCCAGTCGCTCCGCGCTGAACGAACTGCGCGCCACCGTCGGCCTGCTGCGCCAGTCCGGTGACCCCGAGGCGCCCACCGAACCGGCGCCGGGACTCGCGGTGCTCGACGAGCTGGTCGACACCTTCCGCAACGCGGGCCTGCCGGTGGAGGTCGCCTGCAACCACGAGCGGACCGCCATGCCGGCCGCCGTCGACCTGGCCGCCTACCGGATCATCCAGGAGGCGCTGACCAACGTGCGCAAGCACGCCGGTCCCGGCGCCAGGGCCGAGGTCAGCGTGGTGCGGGTGGGCCCCGCCGTGGAGGTCACCGTCCTCGACGACGGAGCGGGCCGGGACGGAGCGGCCGGGCCGGAGAGCACCGGGTACCGTACGGCGGCGGACGGCGGGGGCCACGGTCTGATCGGGATGCGCGAGCGGGCGGTCGCGCTGCGCGGCTCCTGCTCAGCGGGGCCCCGCTACGGCGGCGGCTTCCGCGTACAGGCGATACTGCCGGTCACGGCCGGAGCGGGGGAGGACGTATGA
- a CDS encoding response regulator transcription factor, whose translation MTIRVLLADDQTLLRSAFRVLVDSESDMEVVGEAADGAQAVALARSEAPDVVLMDIRMPGTDGLAATRMISTDPELTAVHVVMLTTFEVDEYVVQSLRAGASGFLGKGAEPEELLSAIRIAAAGEALLSPVATKGLIARFLAQGGSSDGSAPEAYAGRLAALTVREREVLVQVGGGHSNDEIAERLAVSPLTVKTHVNRAMAKLGARDRAQLVVIAYESGLVHPRA comes from the coding sequence ATGACGATCAGGGTGTTGCTCGCCGACGACCAGACGCTGCTGCGCAGCGCGTTCCGGGTGCTGGTGGACTCGGAGTCCGACATGGAAGTCGTCGGGGAGGCGGCGGACGGCGCGCAGGCGGTGGCCCTCGCCCGCTCGGAGGCGCCCGACGTCGTCCTGATGGACATCCGGATGCCCGGCACGGACGGGCTCGCCGCCACCCGCATGATCAGCACCGACCCCGAACTCACCGCGGTGCACGTGGTGATGCTCACGACCTTCGAGGTCGACGAGTACGTGGTCCAGTCCCTGCGGGCCGGTGCGTCCGGGTTCCTCGGCAAGGGCGCGGAGCCGGAGGAGCTGCTCAGCGCGATCCGTATCGCGGCGGCGGGCGAGGCGCTGCTCTCCCCGGTGGCCACCAAGGGGCTCATCGCGCGATTCCTTGCCCAGGGCGGCAGTTCGGACGGATCGGCCCCCGAGGCGTACGCGGGACGGCTCGCCGCGCTCACCGTCCGCGAGCGGGAGGTCCTCGTCCAGGTCGGCGGCGGCCACTCCAACGACGAGATCGCCGAGCGGCTGGCCGTCAGCCCCCTCACCGTCAAGACCCACGTGAACCGGGCGATGGCCAAGCTCGGGGCCCGCGATCGGGCCCAATTGGTGGTAATAGCCTATGAATCGGGCCTGGTCCACCCAAGGGCGTAG